GAAGCCCATCTTGGTGAACAGCGAGCGAAGGAGTTCGGGATCCGGGGCGGCATATTCGACGAATTCGAACCCGTCAGTGCCCATCGGGTTCTCGAGGCCCAGCGGTCCAAGGTCGATCGAGGGGGCGGCAGTGGCCATGACTTCTCTCCTGAATTGTTGTCGCCCCTCTGCGCCGAGCGCGGTGGCTTTTCAAGAGAACCAGTCTCGCAGCAGCGCTCAGAACATCCTATAGAACGATGATGAACACGCCCGACGGATGGTCCAAGAGCAACGACGGCCTTGCGATCAAGAAGAGCTTCCGCTTTCCCGACTTTTCGGAGGCGTTCGGCTTCCTGACGCGGGTGGCGATGCACGCCGAAAAGGTCGACCATCATCCCGAATTCACGAGCGTCTGGAATCGCGTGGACTTTCGCCTGACGAGCCACGACGCGGGCGGTGTGACCGACCGGGATATCGACTTGGCGAGGGCGATTGACGCCCTCGCCTGATCGATCAGGCAGCGATCATCACGTGGTCGCCGACGCCCGTCGTGCTGAAAAGCTTCTGCGCGAACTTCGCGGGAAGGCGGATGCAGCCGTGGCTTGCGGCATACCCCGGGAGCGCACCGGCGTGAAGCGCGATGCCCCACTTGTCGAGGCGCTGCATGAACGGCATCGGCGCATTGTCGTACTTGCGGCTACGATGCATCGTCTTCTTCTCGAGGATCGGGAAGATGCCGGTCGGGGTCGGATTCTTGTCGGTCCCGCTCGAGATGGTCGACACGGCCGCAAGTTCGTTACCGCGATACAGATAGGCCATCTGGTCAGACAGGCTGACGACTACTCGTGACTCGCCGGTCGTCGGCGCGTCGGCGGCCCACAGATACTGTCCGGGCTTCAGGACCTTTTTGCCGAACTTGTCCTGCATATCCATGCGGGCGGTTTCGGCGGCGCCGAGCGCAGCCATCTTGGCCGCTTCGGTCTCGAAGGTGGCGAACGCGGGAGTCATCGGGGCGGACAGGGCGACAAAACCCGCCGCCAGCGCGAGAGCTAGCTTGTTCATTTTCCGTCTCTTTAAAAGCAGTTACGTTTGAATGGACAATGCTAACGTGGAACCTTAGTTCCAATAATTATGCATGCGAAACGAGATGCTGGCGCGAAGCTGTTCGGCTCGATCCTGCGGCAAATTTATCGTCGCTGAAGGAAATGGTGCCGCTTACAGGACTCGAACCTGTGACCCCCTCATTACGAATGAGGTGCTCTACCAACTGAGCTAAAGCGGCTCGCCTGGCGGCGTGCGGGGTGCGCCCTACACGCCCTCGCGCAGCGCGGCAAGGGTCGCTTGGGACGGGCGCTCGAAACATGATTAACGCTTTGGCAACGCTTCATCGGCACATTCATGGCGAACTTGGCTTTGCTGGGATTTTGCGCGTGGACAGCTATTCGGATCATGTGAGCGACTATGAGGCGCCGACGCTTAGCGCCGCCTCTCCGGAGGATGTCGCCGCGGCGATCGGCTCCGACGAGCGGCGCATGCATGTCCGCGCCTATAACTACTGGTGCTCGCTGCTCGACGGCCGCGACTATCCCTCGATCGAGGATCTGGAGCCCGGCGACATCCAGGACTTCGGGCCGCATTCGGTCTTGCTGGACTTCACCGAGGGCACCGCCAACCCGGCGACCCCCTACATCGGCACCGCGATCCGCACCGAGTGCGACCTGGCCGACGACATTCGCACGATCGACGACGTGCCCAGCCGCTCGCTGCTGTCGCGCCTGACCGACCATTATCTGCAGATCATCGCCAACCGCGCGCCGATCGGGTTCGAGGCGGAATTCGTCAACCAACGCGGCCGTTCGATCTTCTATCGCGGGATCCTGATGCCGTTCAGTTCGGACGGCGACACGATCGATTTCATCTACGGCGTCATCAACTGGAAGGATTCGGGCGAGGCCGCCGAAGTCCCGACGACGCTTCGTGCCGAGCTCCCGCCGCTTGAACCGGAAGTCGCCGAGGAGGAGGAAGACGAAGACGTTCTCGACCTCGTCGAAACCGCCGAAGCGCCGGTGGCCGTGCCGCACCTGTCGTGGGAAGACGGCCCGCTGGCCGATGCCGATCCGTCGGAAGACGACGGTGAAGAGCTCGCCATCGAGCTCGACGCGGACGCCGGCCTCGCCGATCGCCTGTGGGCCGCGCGGGAGAGCGCCGAGGTTTGCAAGCAGGCCGACGGCCGCAGCCGCGCCGCGCTCTACCGCGCGCTCGCCATGGCTTATGATTTCGCCGTCGCCGCGCGCCGCGTGCCC
Above is a genomic segment from Sphingomonas sp. LY29 containing:
- a CDS encoding L,D-transpeptidase family protein encodes the protein MNKLALALAAGFVALSAPMTPAFATFETEAAKMAALGAAETARMDMQDKFGKKVLKPGQYLWAADAPTTGESRVVVSLSDQMAYLYRGNELAAVSTISSGTDKNPTPTGIFPILEKKTMHRSRKYDNAPMPFMQRLDKWGIALHAGALPGYAASHGCIRLPAKFAQKLFSTTGVGDHVMIAA
- a CDS encoding 4a-hydroxytetrahydrobiopterin dehydratase; translation: MMNTPDGWSKSNDGLAIKKSFRFPDFSEAFGFLTRVAMHAEKVDHHPEFTSVWNRVDFRLTSHDAGGVTDRDIDLARAIDALA